The following are encoded together in the Bacteroidota bacterium genome:
- a CDS encoding long-chain fatty acid--CoA ligase, translating into MNITRLFDILELYRNDFSWKTDAFARNENNEWIRYSSGDYVELSSLVSYGLMEMGVKKGDKIVTISQNRPEWNFLDMGMAQAGIVHVPVYPTLSASDQEYILRHSEARMLIVSDRQLLQKIKPQAEKIDNLEYIFTFSQVEGERQWLEILEKGKESAEKRKEELEKLKATIEENDLLTIIYTSGTTGNPKGVMLSHRNILSNAMTTASMLPLNSSHRALSFLPLCHVYERMMNYNFQINGVSLYYVENLGKIGDYIKEVKPHVFNTVPRLIEKVYDSIVAKGKDLKGIKKSIFFWSLKIAHDFELNNGKRWYYEKKRKLADRLVFSKWRKGLGGDIELMVSGGSSLQERLLRVFWAAGIPVYEGYGLTESSPVIAVNDPVSRKRVKFGTVGPVLAGVEVRIAEDGEILCKGPNVMMGYYKDDEQTREVIDQEGWLHTGDIGVMVDEIFVKITDRKKEMFKTSAGKYIAPQVIENILKESMLIEQAMVVGANEKFASALISPNFNYLHFFATKHKIHFQDNEDLIRQPQIIKKIQGEVNTANKRLGQTEQIKRFRLVCDEWSPQTGALSPTLKLKRKVIYEKYERILQEIYGHA; encoded by the coding sequence ATGAATATTACGCGTTTATTTGACATCCTGGAGCTTTACCGGAATGACTTCTCCTGGAAAACCGATGCTTTTGCCCGAAATGAGAATAATGAGTGGATCAGGTATTCATCGGGGGATTATGTTGAACTTTCCTCATTGGTAAGTTACGGGCTAATGGAAATGGGTGTTAAGAAGGGGGATAAGATTGTTACCATTTCGCAAAACCGTCCGGAATGGAATTTTTTGGACATGGGCATGGCACAGGCAGGCATAGTACATGTTCCTGTTTACCCAACCTTGAGCGCATCGGATCAGGAATATATACTTCGGCACTCAGAGGCCCGTATGCTTATTGTTTCCGACAGACAATTACTTCAGAAGATTAAGCCCCAGGCTGAAAAGATAGATAACCTCGAATATATTTTCACGTTCAGCCAGGTTGAAGGGGAGCGCCAGTGGTTGGAAATTTTGGAAAAGGGGAAAGAATCAGCCGAAAAACGTAAGGAAGAGTTGGAAAAGCTGAAAGCAACCATCGAAGAAAACGATCTTCTTACGATAATCTATACATCGGGGACTACAGGCAATCCTAAGGGAGTAATGCTTTCGCACAGGAATATTTTGAGCAATGCAATGACAACAGCAAGTATGTTGCCTCTCAATAGTTCTCACCGTGCATTGAGTTTTCTTCCTTTGTGCCATGTATATGAGCGCATGATGAATTACAATTTTCAGATCAATGGGGTCAGCCTCTATTATGTTGAAAACCTTGGTAAGATTGGGGATTATATTAAAGAAGTAAAACCTCATGTTTTTAACACTGTTCCCAGGCTGATTGAAAAAGTATATGACAGCATTGTAGCTAAGGGGAAGGACCTGAAAGGGATCAAGAAAAGTATCTTTTTCTGGTCTTTAAAGATTGCGCATGATTTTGAATTGAATAATGGGAAGCGTTGGTATTATGAAAAAAAGCGTAAGCTTGCCGATCGTCTTGTGTTCAGTAAGTGGAGGAAAGGACTGGGTGGGGATATAGAGCTAATGGTTTCCGGGGGCTCCTCTCTTCAGGAAAGGCTTCTGCGGGTATTTTGGGCCGCAGGTATCCCGGTTTATGAGGGTTATGGTCTTACGGAAAGCTCGCCGGTGATAGCCGTTAATGATCCAGTTAGCCGTAAAAGGGTGAAGTTTGGAACGGTCGGACCTGTTTTGGCCGGAGTAGAAGTAAGAATTGCTGAAGATGGTGAAATTCTGTGCAAAGGACCTAATGTAATGATGGGGTATTACAAGGATGATGAACAGACCCGTGAAGTGATTGACCAAGAAGGATGGTTGCACACAGGGGATATTGGAGTGATGGTTGACGAAATCTTCGTAAAAATCACCGACCGGAAAAAGGAAATGTTTAAAACATCTGCGGGGAAATATATTGCACCTCAGGTAATTGAAAACATTCTAAAGGAATCTATGCTCATTGAACAAGCTATGGTGGTTGGAGCAAACGAAAAATTTGCAAGTGCCCTGATCAGCCCTAATTTCAATTATCTTCATTTTTTTGCCACCAAACATAAAATTCACTTTCAGGATAATGAAGATTTAATCAGGCAACCCCAAATAATTAAAAAGATTCAGGGTGAAGTCAATACTGCCAATAAGCGATTAGGGCAGACTGAGCAAATCAAGCGATTCCGGTTGGTATGCGATGAATGGAGCCCGCAAACCGGGGCGCTGTCTCCAACGTTAAAACTTAAAAGAAAAGTGATTTACGAGAAATATGAGAGAATATTACAGGAAATATACGGGCATGCCTGA